The Nitrospinota bacterium genome window below encodes:
- a CDS encoding SprT family zinc-dependent metalloprotease gives MACLMNPEKIPVQNLVKTLNLGTLSLGKCRLDTGDPVLLTRMFTLKKNGMDYVGQVRVRSESPTVRLEIFNQNYFEEFDQTEESVLDNLSGKILGRLLKDKELPETVKSLILEYLETRETLAEEETVQDNVDERDLDGIFERLNREYFNSRIQAKIKWGRDVKSRNKSGFRYGSYDEGKKLIRIHPRLKQDFVPLSVLELTVYHEMCHQFAPSYKKNGAWQSHHPEFRKKEREYKNFKDARNWEKHNWHRLLLPSEENADNNMVQVATTVDQA, from the coding sequence ATGGCCTGCCTGATGAATCCTGAAAAAATACCCGTTCAAAATCTGGTTAAAACTCTCAACCTGGGAACTCTATCTCTTGGGAAATGCCGTTTGGATACTGGGGACCCTGTTTTGCTGACCCGGATGTTTACCTTGAAAAAAAATGGCATGGATTATGTGGGACAAGTAAGAGTTCGTTCTGAAAGTCCGACTGTCCGGTTAGAAATTTTCAATCAAAACTACTTTGAAGAGTTTGACCAGACCGAGGAGTCCGTGCTGGATAACCTTTCTGGAAAAATACTAGGACGGTTATTGAAGGATAAGGAATTGCCGGAAACGGTGAAGTCCTTAATTCTTGAATATCTTGAGACCCGGGAAACATTGGCGGAGGAAGAAACGGTTCAGGATAACGTTGATGAAAGGGACCTGGATGGGATTTTTGAGCGCCTGAACAGGGAATATTTCAATAGCCGTATTCAAGCAAAGATAAAATGGGGGCGGGATGTGAAATCACGTAACAAAAGCGGTTTCCGATATGGGTCCTATGACGAAGGGAAAAAACTTATCCGCATTCATCCAAGATTGAAGCAGGATTTTGTCCCTCTAAGTGTTTTGGAACTCACTGTTTACCATGAAATGTGTCACCAGTTTGCCCCGTCTTACAAGAAGAATGGAGCCTGGCAAAGCCATCATCCTGAGTTCAGGAAGAAAGAGCGTGAATACAAAAACTTTAAAGATGCCCGCAATTGGGAAAAGCACAACTGGCACCGTTTGCTCCTTCCCTCTGAAGAAAATGCTGACAACAACATGGTTCAAGTTGCAACAACTGTTGATCAGGCCTAA